In Psychrobacter sp. P11G3, a single genomic region encodes these proteins:
- the ampC gene encoding class C beta-lactamase, with translation MKKSVRTLFSRVGLTAVVAALLISGQVQAADSDSHLKSTVDAQAKSLMKAHDIPGMAFGIIVDGKSSFYNYGLADKQSGKAVSENTIFELGSISKTFAATLASYSELNGTLDLEDTADKYIPYLQDSAIGNTKLINLATYSAGGLPLQVPNDVKNNKELFRYYKSWQPAFPINSKRLYSNASIGLFGHISALSMGADYTQVMEDKILPLLNMPSTFVNVPNDKMDDYAFGYNAAGEPIRVNPGILDAEAYGIKSTSADMTHYMAANMGLIPLDKNIQQSLQNTRKGYYQASTVTQGLAWEMYPFPTQLDTLLEGNSTDVVLKPQPIIANNQPTPVLNDVWVNKTGATNGFGGYIAYIPAKKSGIVILANKNYPNAERVKAAYTILQSAMAN, from the coding sequence ATGAAAAAATCAGTGCGAACACTTTTTAGCCGAGTTGGTCTGACTGCTGTCGTTGCCGCCTTATTGATATCTGGACAAGTGCAAGCAGCAGACAGCGACAGTCATCTGAAAAGCACAGTAGATGCACAAGCCAAGTCGCTAATGAAAGCACATGATATTCCAGGTATGGCATTTGGTATTATTGTCGATGGAAAGTCGTCTTTTTATAACTACGGTTTGGCTGACAAACAATCTGGCAAGGCTGTTTCAGAAAACACTATCTTTGAGTTGGGTTCTATCAGTAAGACCTTTGCCGCGACTTTGGCCAGTTACTCCGAACTCAATGGCACACTCGACTTGGAGGATACCGCTGATAAATACATTCCTTATCTACAAGACAGCGCCATTGGTAACACCAAGCTTATCAACCTAGCCACCTATTCGGCAGGTGGTCTACCACTTCAAGTACCTAACGATGTCAAAAACAATAAGGAATTGTTCCGCTACTATAAGTCGTGGCAACCTGCCTTCCCTATCAACTCAAAACGTCTATACTCTAACGCCAGTATAGGACTATTCGGCCATATATCAGCCTTGAGTATGGGCGCGGATTACACACAGGTGATGGAAGATAAAATACTGCCCTTACTCAATATGCCTAGTACCTTTGTCAATGTTCCTAACGACAAAATGGACGATTATGCGTTTGGTTATAACGCTGCTGGAGAGCCGATAAGAGTTAACCCTGGGATTTTGGACGCCGAAGCTTATGGTATTAAATCAACCAGCGCGGATATGACCCATTACATGGCGGCTAACATGGGGTTAATCCCTTTGGATAAAAATATTCAACAGTCATTGCAAAACACTAGAAAGGGATACTATCAAGCGAGCACTGTTACACAGGGATTGGCGTGGGAGATGTATCCATTCCCCACTCAGCTAGACACACTGCTTGAAGGTAATTCAACGGATGTGGTACTCAAGCCACAGCCCATCATAGCGAACAATCAGCCGACACCTGTTTTAAACGATGTATGGGTGAACAAGACAGGCGCTACCAATGGTTTCGGTGGATATATCGCTTATATTCCCGCAAAAAAATCTGGTATTGTCATTTTGGCAAATAAGAACTACCCCAACGCAGAGAGGGTCAAAGCGGCTTACACCATCCTGCAAAGTGCGATGGCTAATTGA
- a CDS encoding MFS transporter: MTTKKYNKYLAFALCVITTSVNIQGPLYAVYAHNDGYGVLATTIAFSFYVLGVIPVLLAFGGLSDRIGRRKVILISLALSVAATALMLFYPYTRALAIARFVLGVGTALMAATATAYMIELLGSTDTMRATAWVTASTTIGFGLGPVLTTVSLMFYETDQPASFFLLLASGLFAMFLLYQLPETASKRTNLPTSMLRLPYFNREVIWYGSGILICWATTGLVLSVIPSVLATHGLAKYAGISSMLAISCGLIVQPIARKLDPQVSSKLGLLILLPAYALLSWGTLNANLPVILLAAFLASTSCYGFVYLGGMLGVARSAGNEQARASAGYFLMAYIGLSVPVIFTGLIMDRYGAATAFYAFGVFSLVGVIVLFASQPILRIGRRSNANLHSVT, from the coding sequence ATGACCACGAAAAAATATAATAAATATTTAGCGTTTGCCTTATGTGTGATAACGACAAGCGTCAATATTCAAGGACCGCTTTATGCCGTTTATGCACACAATGATGGCTATGGCGTGCTAGCAACTACGATAGCGTTTTCCTTTTATGTATTGGGTGTCATACCTGTATTGTTAGCTTTTGGCGGATTATCTGATCGCATCGGACGGCGCAAGGTGATTTTAATCTCTCTAGCCCTATCGGTAGCAGCGACGGCTCTTATGTTGTTTTATCCATATACGCGCGCGTTAGCAATAGCGCGATTCGTACTGGGTGTGGGAACGGCTCTGATGGCTGCTACGGCGACGGCCTATATGATTGAGCTGCTCGGCTCAACAGATACGATGCGTGCGACAGCGTGGGTGACGGCCAGTACAACGATAGGTTTTGGTCTTGGCCCTGTATTGACGACGGTTTCTTTGATGTTTTATGAAACCGATCAGCCAGCCAGTTTTTTCTTACTGCTAGCGAGCGGGCTGTTCGCTATGTTTTTGTTGTATCAATTACCAGAGACAGCATCTAAACGCACTAATTTGCCCACCTCTATGCTACGGCTACCTTATTTTAACCGTGAGGTCATCTGGTATGGCAGCGGTATTTTGATTTGTTGGGCGACGACAGGATTGGTGTTGTCAGTTATTCCCTCAGTACTGGCCACGCATGGACTCGCTAAGTATGCAGGAATATCCTCTATGTTAGCCATCAGTTGTGGATTGATCGTTCAGCCAATCGCCCGAAAACTTGACCCTCAAGTTTCAAGCAAGCTTGGTCTTCTGATCTTACTACCAGCTTATGCTTTATTGTCTTGGGGGACGTTGAATGCCAATCTGCCAGTCATTCTTTTGGCGGCATTTTTGGCCAGTACTAGTTGCTATGGCTTTGTCTATCTAGGAGGTATGCTAGGAGTCGCACGCTCGGCTGGCAATGAGCAGGCACGTGCGAGTGCAGGCTATTTCTTAATGGCTTATATAGGGCTTAGTGTACCCGTCATCTTTACTGGTTTGATTATGGATCGGTATGGTGCTGCTACTGCGTTCTACGCCTTTGGTGTGTTTTCATTAGTTGGTGTGATTGTCTTATTTGCCAGTCAACCTATATTGAGAATTGGACGTCGTTCGAACGCCAATTTGCATAGCGTGACTTAG
- a CDS encoding PLP-dependent aminotransferase family protein, whose translation MNKKLTRIEVVMADVKEKIATVIYMPESRLPSVRAAAKDYGFSPSTVVEAYERLQTEGIIYSRPGAGFYVAETTAPLSLTDIAPKIERVVDPLWVSRQSLEPPDGALKPGCGWLPADWLFEAGIRRGLRNVAKADASIISEYATPLGLLTLRQLLTRRMAGLSINAEPSQVILTDSGTQAIDLIFRFLLTPGDTVVVDDPCYFNFRAQLLAHRVKVVGVPYTPNGPDVEAFAAILDKHKPRLYITNAAIHNPTGATLSPATAYRVLQLAQAAGLYIIEDDIFADFEVKPAARLAALDGLSRVFYIGSFSKTLSASLRCGYIAAPTEWVESLVDLKIATGFGGSQLAAAVVFSALTDSGYRKHMNDIHTRLASARTHTLPRLAKLGIVPWLLPQAGMFLWCRLPENNNATELANRCLSQGVVLAPGNVFSQSDNAENFMRFNVAQMSHSKVFEVLAQSLD comes from the coding sequence ATGAATAAGAAGCTAACACGTATCGAAGTTGTCATGGCTGACGTAAAAGAGAAAATAGCGACCGTTATCTACATGCCAGAGTCGCGGCTACCATCTGTCCGTGCTGCTGCCAAAGATTATGGGTTTTCACCATCTACCGTGGTTGAAGCCTACGAGCGCCTGCAAACTGAGGGCATTATTTACTCTCGCCCTGGTGCAGGGTTCTATGTGGCAGAGACGACAGCACCTCTATCATTGACAGATATAGCACCAAAAATTGAGCGAGTGGTAGATCCATTGTGGGTATCGCGGCAGTCGCTGGAGCCGCCCGATGGTGCATTAAAGCCAGGCTGTGGGTGGTTGCCAGCGGACTGGCTGTTTGAAGCAGGTATACGCCGTGGTCTGCGAAATGTAGCAAAAGCTGACGCGTCCATTATCAGTGAGTATGCAACGCCGCTAGGATTGTTAACATTGCGCCAACTACTCACGCGGCGTATGGCAGGATTGAGTATCAATGCAGAACCGTCACAGGTCATATTGACGGATTCCGGCACTCAAGCGATAGATTTGATTTTTCGATTTTTGCTGACACCAGGTGATACGGTTGTCGTCGATGATCCTTGTTATTTTAACTTTCGAGCACAGCTGCTTGCCCATCGGGTCAAAGTAGTTGGCGTCCCTTATACGCCAAATGGGCCAGATGTAGAGGCCTTTGCAGCGATTTTAGATAAGCATAAGCCGCGGCTATACATCACCAATGCTGCCATTCACAATCCTACGGGCGCAACGTTATCACCTGCTACGGCATACCGTGTATTACAGTTGGCTCAAGCGGCTGGCTTGTACATCATCGAAGACGATATTTTTGCAGATTTTGAAGTCAAGCCTGCGGCGAGATTGGCGGCTTTGGATGGTTTATCACGAGTATTCTATATCGGCAGTTTTTCTAAAACGTTATCCGCATCCCTACGCTGTGGTTATATTGCAGCGCCTACAGAATGGGTTGAGAGTTTGGTAGATTTAAAGATAGCGACTGGCTTTGGTGGCAGTCAGTTAGCAGCGGCTGTTGTGTTCTCAGCGTTGACTGATAGCGGCTACCGTAAGCATATGAATGATATCCATACTCGGCTGGCAAGCGCGCGTACCCATACGCTACCACGATTGGCTAAATTAGGCATCGTACCGTGGCTGCTCCCACAAGCAGGTATGTTCCTATGGTGCCGATTACCTGAGAATAATAATGCGACCGAATTGGCCAATCGCTGCTTATCACAGGGTGTGGTATTGGCGCCGGGTAATGTTTTTAGCCAATCGGACAATGCTGAGAACTTTATGCGGTTCAATGTGGCGCAAATGAGTCATTCAAAAGTTTTCGAGGTATTGGCTCAATCGTTAGACTAA
- a CDS encoding acetamidase/formamidase family protein — protein MFKKTILSLFILSAFGISVSQAEDFTVLEQIADKPTQLSSGEYKGNYYVPSTLDTITWGYLPNRDASPVMSVASGSMVTFDTVSHEGLLEDQGRDAEKYFKSKGVKDDFILDEAKTITKSKLKHDFDKDGPHIVTGPIEIKGAQPGDILKVEVINVEPRVPYGVISNRHGKGALAGEFPKKAKQDNASAAHPERYGNVSVFTPIEKNAKGEYEGILKTDSGKSIRFPLSPFMGLMGVAANTSERVHSVPPAMYGGNIDINELGAGATVYYPVQVAGALFYTGDSHFAQGDGEVALTALEASARATFKFTLLKVGKDKIPGKEIVQPLAENAEFWITPGLDEDLDEAMKKSTREAIRFLNQEYGIDEAIAYAYLSAATDFEVSQVVDKTKGIHAKIRKADFKEFEK, from the coding sequence ATGTTCAAAAAAACCATTCTTTCACTGTTTATTCTAAGCGCGTTTGGTATATCAGTATCCCAAGCAGAAGACTTTACGGTTCTTGAGCAAATAGCAGATAAACCTACTCAGTTGAGTAGTGGTGAATACAAAGGCAATTACTACGTACCTTCTACTTTGGACACCATAACATGGGGATATTTGCCAAACAGAGACGCCAGTCCCGTTATGTCTGTTGCCTCTGGTAGTATGGTGACTTTTGATACCGTCTCACATGAAGGTTTGCTCGAAGATCAGGGCCGTGATGCAGAAAAATACTTTAAGTCAAAAGGGGTCAAAGACGACTTTATTTTAGATGAAGCAAAAACAATAACAAAATCAAAATTAAAACATGACTTTGATAAAGATGGTCCACATATCGTGACAGGCCCTATCGAAATCAAAGGGGCGCAACCAGGCGATATCCTAAAAGTAGAAGTCATCAACGTTGAACCGCGCGTGCCGTATGGTGTCATCTCTAACCGCCATGGCAAAGGCGCATTGGCAGGCGAGTTTCCCAAAAAAGCAAAACAAGACAACGCGTCTGCCGCTCACCCTGAGCGCTACGGCAATGTCTCCGTATTTACGCCTATCGAAAAAAATGCCAAAGGTGAATACGAAGGTATCCTAAAAACAGATTCTGGTAAGTCTATACGTTTTCCACTCAGTCCCTTTATGGGTCTAATGGGTGTCGCAGCAAACACCTCAGAGCGAGTGCATTCAGTTCCACCTGCTATGTATGGTGGCAATATTGATATCAATGAATTGGGTGCAGGGGCGACGGTTTATTATCCGGTACAAGTGGCAGGTGCACTGTTTTATACAGGTGACAGTCACTTTGCCCAAGGCGATGGCGAGGTTGCATTGACTGCCCTTGAAGCATCTGCTCGCGCCACTTTTAAATTTACATTGCTAAAAGTAGGTAAGGATAAGATTCCGGGTAAAGAAATAGTGCAACCTTTGGCAGAGAATGCTGAATTTTGGATCACGCCAGGGCTAGATGAAGATTTGGATGAGGCGATGAAGAAGTCTACTCGTGAAGCGATTCGTTTCTTAAATCAAGAGTATGGTATTGATGAGGCAATCGCTTATGCTTACCTAAGTGCAGCGACAGATTTTGAAGTATCGCAAGTCGTGGATAAGACCAAAGGTATCCATGCCAAAATTCGTAAAGCAGATTTCAAAGAGTTTGAAAAATAG